A window from Falco naumanni isolate bFalNau1 chromosome 3, bFalNau1.pat, whole genome shotgun sequence encodes these proteins:
- the LOC121084769 gene encoding gap junction beta-3 protein-like, protein MDWKMLQALLSGVNKYSTAFGRIWLSVVFVFHVLVYVVAAERMWGDEQKDFDCNTWQPGCTNVCYNQFFPISHIRLWALQLIFVTCPSLLVIMHVAYREDREKNGENCPRLYSNVGKKHGRLWWTYLLSPFFKLIIEILFLYLLHKIWDSFDLLSKQPFNSLYTLNYCC, encoded by the coding sequence ATGGACTGGAAAATGCTGCAGGCGCTGCTCAGTGGGGTCAACAAATACTCCACAGCCTTTGGCCGCATCTGGCTCTCTGTGGTCTTCGTCTTCCATGTGCTGGTCTATGTGGTGGCAGCTGAGCGCATGTGGGGAGATGAGCAGAAGGACTTTGACTGCAACACatggcagccaggctgcaccAATGTCTGCTACAACCAATTTTTCCCCATCTCCCACATCCGACTCTGGGCCCTGCAGCTCATCTTTGTCACTTGCCCTTCCCTTTTGGTCATCATGCATGTGGCCTACCGGGAGGACCGGGAGAAGAATGGGGAGAATTGCCCCAGGCTCTACAGCAACGTGGGCAAGAAGCATGGCAGGCTGTGGTGGACCTACCTGCTCAGCCCCTTCTTCAAGCTTATCATAGAGATCCTGTTCCTCTATCTCCTCCACAAGATATGGGACAGCTTTGACTTGCTGTCAAAACAGCCTTTCAACAGCCTTTACACTCTGAACTACTGCTGCTAA
- the LOC121085162 gene encoding gap junction beta-5 protein-like, with product MNWEVFEGLLSGVNKYSTAFGRIWLSLVFIFRLLVYVVAAERVWSDDHKDFDCNTQQPGCTNVCFDHFFPVSHIRLWALQLILVTCPSLLVIMHVAYREAKEQRHLAASGDNCRRIYSNPGKKQGGLWWTYLFSLVFKASVDVVFLYIFYRFYRNYTLPRVVKCELPPCPNVVDCFISRPTEKNIFTLFMVVTTCICVVLSIIEATYLIGKRCRECLRASSMESWQHSQDCPLSCTEPAGMEGQVFHGVDYKPPTASIPPTASIPGTLPEEESLS from the coding sequence ATGAACTGGGAGGTGTTCGAAGGGCTCCTCAGCGGGGTCAACAAGTACTCCACAGCCTTCGGCCGCATCTGGCTCTCCCTCGTTTTCATCTTCCGCCTGCTGGTCTACGTGGTGGCGGCTGAGCGGGTCTGGAGTGATGACCACAAGGACTTTGACTGCAACacacagcagccaggctgcaccAACGTCTGCTTCGACCACTTCTTCCCCGTCTCCCACATCCGCCTCTGGGCCCTGCAGCTCATCCTAGTGACCTGTCCATCCCTCCTGGTCATCATGCATGTGGCCTACCGGGAAGCCAAGGAACAGAGGCACCTTGCCGCCAGCGGGGACAACTGCCGCCGCATCTACTCCAACCCTGGCAAGAAGCAGGGAGGACTGTGGTGGACCTACCTGTTCAGCCTGGTCTTCAAGGCCAGTGTGGATGTGGTCTTCCTCTACATCTTCTACCGCTTCTACAGGAACTACACCCTGCCCCGGGTGGTGAAGTGTgagctgcccccctgccccaatgTGGTAGACTGCTTCATCTCCCGGCCCACTGAGAAGAACATCTTCACCCTTTTCATGGTGGTCACCACCTGCATCTGCGTCGTACTGAGCATCATCGAGGCCACCTACCTGATAGGCAAGCGGTGCCGCGAGTGCTTGCGAGCCAGCAGCATggagagctggcagcacagccaggactgCCCGCTCTCCTGCACCGAACCTGCAGGCATGGAGGGGCAGGTTTTCCATGGGGTGGACTACAAGCCCCCCACAGCCTCCATCCCCCCCACAGCCTCCATCCCTGGCACGCTGCCTGAGGAGGAGTCTCTTTCCTAG